In Penaeus vannamei isolate JL-2024 unplaced genomic scaffold, ASM4276789v1 unanchor319, whole genome shotgun sequence, a single window of DNA contains:
- the LOC138860950 gene encoding salivary glue protein Sgs-3-like, giving the protein MVVVRENYKYNHAYHKFGHNCNTTYNRKCDHNHKQQTHLSTTPKAATTTTTTPINATLTTAAPTTRSTITNSLTTTTTIPSTTTTDTAITPATTTRPTTTATATTTSTTTTSATPTTTTTCTTTTTPSTTTITTPTTIATPTNQPQVQPQPQPHQQTTTTCTTTTTPRTTTITTPTNYRNNYNYNPQELLQPQPHQQPQPKPQPHQELQPQQQPQPQPPAISITRIANQSPRESFV; this is encoded by the coding sequence AACTACAAATACAATCATGCTTACCACAAATTCGGCCATAACTGCAATACGACGTACAATCGCAAATGCgaccacaaccacaaacaacagaCGCATCTATCAACCACGCCAAAAGCTgcaactacaaccacaaccacaccaatAAATGCAACTCTAACTACAGCCGCACCAACAACTAGATCCACAATTACAAAttcattaacaactacaaccacaatcCCATCAACTACAACCACAGACACAGCCATAACTCCAGCAACCACTACCAGACCAACAACTACCGCCACAGCTACAACCACAAGTACAACCACAACCTCAGCTacaccaacaactacaaccacatgtacaaccacaaccacaccatCAACTACAACCATAACCACACCAACAACTATCGCCACACCCACAAACCAACCCCAAGTacaaccacaacctcagccacaccAACAAACTACAACCACAtgtacaaccacaaccacaccaaGAACTACAACCATAACAACACCAACCAACTAtcgcaacaactacaactacaaccccCAAGAACtactacaaccacagccacaccaacaaccacaaccaaaacCCCAGCCACACCAAGAACTacaaccacagcaacaaccacaaccacagccaccAGCCATCAGTATCACCAGGATCGCCAACCAATCGCCTCGAGAGTCCTTTGTGTGA